One genomic region from Sulfurimonas sp. encodes:
- a CDS encoding TolC family protein: protein MKALTPLIVLLALCSLTYGENEKNQTLDRYISKNKKEQFAYDYEKIEAQSSKLRDSWISPINLNYSYSQSNPYEKEQTSEKTSIKMDQAIFASGGIYYGIKFAQASQKYSNYSVDVAKRRLVKDAISLLMQIKQMDLKVKRQNLQIKNSEISLAQKKEQYLNGQLSSGFLDNAVIERNFVIQALYDIQTNKQRLISKFNAISDMDFTSAYIPYLDKLTKEDFLKYNIVLSMSQSDIERNRYNKNVTISKYLPRVNFVAGYNFDKTENQQFGNTGAGFSGNTDYYNYGLRATMPLDINTFNDIEVSKVEYLKSKVMIEDKKRELIAIFEQVMQNIQNFQKKKTLSRENADIYKKLLLETKDMYSAGYKTHYDVSLLENSVNIQSIDVKIFEIDKQLELLTLYEMYKNEKN, encoded by the coding sequence ATGAAGGCTTTAACTCCATTAATCGTGCTGTTAGCTCTTTGTAGTTTAACATACGGTGAAAATGAAAAAAATCAAACCCTAGATAGATATATATCTAAAAACAAAAAAGAGCAGTTTGCTTATGATTATGAAAAGATAGAAGCACAGAGTTCTAAACTTCGTGATTCTTGGATTTCTCCAATTAATCTAAATTATAGTTACTCTCAGAGTAACCCTTATGAGAAGGAGCAAACCTCAGAGAAAACTTCTATAAAAATGGATCAAGCTATTTTCGCAAGTGGTGGAATTTACTATGGGATTAAGTTTGCTCAGGCTTCACAAAAGTATTCAAACTATTCTGTTGATGTTGCAAAAAGAAGGCTTGTTAAAGATGCTATCTCTCTTTTAATGCAGATAAAACAGATGGATTTAAAAGTTAAAAGACAAAATCTTCAAATAAAAAACTCTGAAATATCATTGGCACAAAAAAAAGAGCAATATTTAAATGGACAACTTTCTTCAGGTTTTTTGGATAATGCAGTAATAGAGAGAAATTTTGTCATTCAGGCTTTGTATGACATACAAACAAACAAACAAAGACTTATCTCAAAGTTTAATGCGATAAGTGATATGGACTTCACAAGTGCCTATATACCGTATCTAGACAAACTTACAAAAGAAGACTTTTTAAAATACAATATAGTTTTAAGTATGTCACAAAGTGATATTGAAAGAAATAGATACAACAAAAATGTAACTATCTCAAAGTACTTGCCACGAGTTAATTTTGTTGCTGGATACAATTTTGATAAAACAGAGAATCAACAGTTTGGAAATACAGGTGCTGGTTTTTCTGGAAATACAGATTATTATAACTATGGTCTTAGAGCAACAATGCCACTTGATATAAATACTTTTAATGACATTGAGGTATCAAAAGTTGAGTATCTAAAGTCAAAAGTTATGATTGAAGATAAAAAACGAGAACTTATAGCCATATTTGAACAAGTGATGCAAAATATACAAAATTTTCAAAAGAAAAAAACTTTAAGTAGAGAAAATGCAGATATTTATAAAAAGTTGCTTTTAGAAACAAAAGATATGTATAGTGCAGGTTATAAAACTCACTATGATGTTTCTTTACTTGAAAATTCTGTAAATATTCAAAGTATTGATGTGAAAATTTTTGAAATAGACAAACAACTTGAACTTCTAACACTTTACGAAATGTATAAAAATGAAAAAAACTAA
- a CDS encoding efflux RND transporter permease subunit, giving the protein MFERVLNFFIDNYKINYILFFLLFGVGIFSYTQIPKEISPTIEPNSVTIRGSYSGASVDTLNKMAVTEIEDEVKNIVGVDSVTSVVSPGRFMIILELEKGAEKIEVITKVEDAISLIRVNLPSDMDEPIIRGVAHSKSIMHVSIISSKAPRDRLKALSKKFKSRLLSIKDVSDVTIFGDSELFYEVLIDEKKVNAYGISLNEVIRVFSEVSYIFPLGKIENLKQQYYISTHNDKRESHELENTILNIDNQRIELKDIAMITKRYEDASTLASMNGNNSITLAVSQNPKGDAVKIAEDIKKLISKMKVKNINFDVRMDKSTVIKDRLNIVISNILLGVILITVLTAILINVRIAFIIALGIPTSFVMGAIFFYFTGHSINVNSLVGVLIAIGIIVDDAIVVSENIQQYIEKDYSPREAAFLGTKEVAKPVTIASITTLFSFIPLLMLSGKLGEIIQLIPIAFSALVVASLIESFIFLPIHASHTLSCKSRTLSWDRVKALYLRVLKQLVKYQKTFLLTFVIIVPALIYYGVKSSKFQMFQPFDSSSINITFKAKPTTTLEESLEIVQTLEKSILKEKDRFFVKHVSSTAGYRRSATGSAEMYPYVGYLSLELHKMKPSNFVDKYITPYLSFYYDPAGRVRDKSSQAISKDLRTWLKEQKYKKSFNLSNLMVVEKKMGHTKADIRIGIISEDYQKAIKTIREIEDSFSKIDGIKYFGDNVKTGLDEIKIKLNSYGEDLGITESSLGKYISGLYLTRKVGTIFDGNELVDVKVKSLNIEDDLESFKRLEIPLKDGVFVKLKDICEFEKVESLERLVKDDGETNFYVFANVNPSIITATEVLEKITPTIQRLKEVKGIKLKFKGEREQQRAMQTEMVLASGLAVILIFISILYLFNSIRETIIVMSVIPFSLLGVYAGHFIMGLNISLPSLIGALGLAGVIVNDGILMMATIKKAKTKEDIFDLAPRRFRPIILTSITTIIGLSSLIFFATAQAVTFQPLAVTIGFGLLWGTILNLFYLPTMYNFFHKYRADS; this is encoded by the coding sequence ATGTTTGAAAGAGTATTAAACTTTTTTATTGATAACTATAAAATCAACTATATTCTATTTTTCCTACTCTTTGGAGTTGGTATCTTTTCATATACTCAGATTCCAAAAGAAATATCTCCTACAATAGAACCTAACTCTGTAACAATTAGAGGTTCATATAGCGGTGCATCTGTAGATACGCTAAACAAGATGGCAGTTACTGAGATCGAAGATGAAGTAAAAAACATTGTCGGTGTTGATAGTGTAACATCAGTAGTATCCCCAGGAAGATTTATGATAATTTTAGAGCTTGAAAAGGGAGCAGAAAAAATAGAGGTTATCACAAAAGTTGAAGATGCTATATCTTTAATAAGAGTAAACCTTCCAAGTGATATGGATGAGCCAATTATTCGTGGAGTTGCACATTCTAAAAGTATTATGCATGTATCTATAATCTCTTCTAAAGCACCTAGAGACCGACTAAAAGCACTCTCTAAAAAATTCAAAAGCAGACTTCTCTCCATAAAAGATGTATCAGATGTAACTATATTTGGAGACTCTGAACTTTTTTATGAAGTCTTAATAGATGAGAAAAAAGTTAATGCCTACGGTATTTCTCTAAATGAAGTAATTCGTGTATTTTCAGAAGTATCATATATATTTCCTCTTGGTAAAATAGAAAATCTCAAACAGCAGTACTACATCTCTACTCATAATGACAAAAGAGAATCTCATGAGCTTGAAAATACTATCTTAAACATAGATAATCAACGCATCGAGCTAAAAGACATAGCTATGATAACTAAAAGATATGAAGATGCTTCTACCCTTGCAAGTATGAATGGAAATAACTCTATAACACTTGCTGTTTCACAAAACCCAAAAGGTGATGCAGTTAAGATAGCCGAAGATATCAAAAAACTCATATCCAAGATGAAAGTAAAAAATATTAACTTCGATGTCAGAATGGATAAATCAACTGTAATAAAAGACAGACTAAACATTGTTATCTCTAACATCCTACTTGGCGTTATTTTGATAACTGTACTAACTGCAATACTTATAAATGTCCGTATTGCATTTATTATCGCTTTGGGTATTCCAACATCTTTTGTCATGGGTGCTATTTTTTTCTACTTTACAGGGCACAGTATCAATGTCAACTCTCTTGTCGGTGTACTTATTGCTATTGGTATTATCGTAGATGATGCTATCGTTGTGAGTGAAAATATACAACAGTACATAGAAAAAGACTACTCTCCAAGAGAGGCTGCCTTTTTGGGGACAAAAGAGGTTGCAAAACCTGTAACCATTGCATCTATAACTACACTGTTTTCTTTTATCCCTCTACTGATGCTAAGTGGAAAACTTGGAGAAATCATACAGCTTATACCTATAGCATTCTCTGCCCTTGTTGTCGCTTCACTTATAGAATCGTTTATATTTTTACCTATTCACGCTTCACATACTCTCTCTTGTAAATCAAGAACACTCTCCTGGGATAGAGTAAAGGCACTCTACCTAAGAGTTCTCAAACAACTTGTAAAGTACCAAAAGACTTTCTTGCTTACATTTGTAATAATCGTACCTGCCCTAATTTACTACGGTGTGAAAAGTTCAAAATTTCAAATGTTTCAGCCATTTGATTCTTCATCAATAAACATTACATTTAAGGCAAAACCTACAACTACTTTAGAAGAATCACTGGAGATTGTTCAGACTTTAGAAAAAAGTATTTTAAAAGAGAAAGACAGATTTTTTGTAAAACATGTGAGTTCTACTGCCGGATATAGAAGAAGTGCAACAGGTTCTGCCGAGATGTACCCTTATGTAGGGTATCTCTCTCTTGAACTGCATAAGATGAAACCTTCAAACTTTGTAGACAAGTATATTACTCCTTACCTTAGTTTCTATTATGACCCTGCTGGTAGAGTAAGAGATAAATCTTCACAAGCAATATCTAAAGACCTTAGAACTTGGCTAAAAGAGCAAAAATACAAAAAAAGCTTTAACTTAAGTAACCTCATGGTTGTTGAGAAAAAAATGGGACATACAAAAGCTGATATTCGCATCGGTATCATCAGTGAAGATTATCAAAAAGCTATAAAGACCATACGAGAGATAGAAGACAGCTTCTCTAAAATAGACGGCATAAAGTACTTTGGTGACAATGTTAAAACAGGACTTGATGAGATAAAGATAAAACTAAATTCTTATGGTGAAGATTTAGGTATTACAGAGAGTTCTCTTGGTAAATATATATCCGGTCTATACCTCACAAGAAAAGTAGGTACTATCTTTGACGGGAACGAACTTGTAGATGTAAAAGTAAAATCATTAAATATTGAAGATGACTTGGAGAGTTTTAAAAGACTGGAAATTCCTCTTAAAGATGGCGTCTTTGTAAAGTTAAAAGATATATGTGAGTTTGAAAAAGTTGAGTCTCTGGAGAGACTTGTTAAAGATGATGGCGAAACTAATTTTTATGTCTTTGCTAATGTAAATCCTTCCATAATAACAGCGACAGAGGTTCTAGAAAAAATTACTCCAACTATCCAAAGGCTAAAAGAAGTAAAAGGTATAAAGCTAAAATTTAAAGGTGAGAGAGAGCAACAAAGAGCTATGCAGACTGAAATGGTTTTAGCATCTGGACTTGCTGTTATACTTATATTTATATCTATACTCTACCTTTTTAACTCTATAAGAGAGACTATTATAGTTATGTCTGTTATTCCTTTTTCTCTTCTTGGTGTCTATGCAGGACATTTTATTATGGGTTTAAATATTTCACTACCATCTCTAATCGGTGCATTAGGATTAGCCGGAGTTATTGTTAATGACGGTATTCTTATGATGGCAACCATAAAAAAGGCAAAGACAAAAGAGGATATATTTGACCTTGCTCCTAGAAGGTTTAGACCTATTATACTAACATCTATAACAACTATTATAGGTCTATCCTCACTAATATTTTTTGCAACAGCACAAGCTGTAACATTTCAGCCTTTAGCAGTTACCATAGGTTTTGGACTTTTGTGGGGGACTATACTAAATCTTTTTTATCTTCCGACAATGTATAACTTTTTTCATAAGTACAGGGCAGATTCATGA
- a CDS encoding 4Fe-4S binding protein, whose product MKRIRDFINRADIRKFRFWLQLFFFIIFIYGGYFSLNLGNSIPVFSCGYDREVGGMCYFLPLQHQLARPLDVLFSVASISVAISFMTFLLWFIVFNKAWCGYACPLGTMQDWLTGLRKKMGIRYSTYTQPQFSKLKKIKYIMLALVILAPMAVGMGLLGGEWRTAFCEICPGRMITPLFVGDVSQWSLDFSTKSAMILTSLGLIFTGLFVVGSFVKKRFFCFFCPMSAMHYIFSDAALLKLKKDGDKCTKCGDCYTVCDMQIKDIADDVTSSNILRDDCILCMKCVAACPEDDALHVDFINYPIFKSTKGGFVKRMQMDKLEKKDD is encoded by the coding sequence ATGAAAAGAATTAGAGACTTTATAAACAGAGCAGACATTCGAAAATTTCGTTTTTGGTTGCAACTATTTTTCTTTATCATCTTTATATATGGCGGTTACTTTTCTCTTAACTTGGGAAACAGCATCCCTGTATTTTCATGTGGTTACGATAGAGAAGTTGGAGGTATGTGTTACTTCTTGCCTCTACAGCATCAACTAGCTCGTCCTTTGGATGTGCTTTTTAGTGTAGCTAGCATCTCAGTTGCCATAAGTTTCATGACTTTTTTACTATGGTTTATAGTATTTAACAAGGCATGGTGTGGTTATGCTTGTCCTCTTGGAACTATGCAAGACTGGTTAACGGGGCTTAGAAAAAAGATGGGTATCAGGTACAGTACTTATACGCAACCACAATTCAGTAAACTAAAAAAGATAAAGTACATTATGCTCGCACTTGTAATTTTAGCCCCTATGGCTGTTGGTATGGGACTTCTTGGCGGTGAGTGGAGAACAGCATTTTGTGAGATTTGTCCAGGAAGGATGATAACACCTCTATTTGTAGGCGATGTCTCTCAGTGGAGTTTAGACTTCTCAACAAAGAGTGCGATGATCCTTACTTCACTGGGGCTAATATTTACAGGTCTTTTTGTAGTTGGCTCATTTGTTAAAAAAAGATTTTTCTGTTTTTTCTGTCCTATGAGTGCGATGCATTATATCTTTAGTGATGCGGCACTTTTAAAACTAAAAAAAGATGGTGATAAATGTACAAAGTGTGGTGATTGTTATACAGTTTGCGATATGCAGATAAAAGATATTGCTGATGATGTAACAAGTAGCAATATCTTAAGAGATGACTGTATTTTATGTATGAAGTGTGTGGCTGCTTGTCCAGAAGATGATGCCTTACATGTAGATTTTATAAATTATCCAATATTCAAATCTACAAAAGGCGGTTTTGTTAAAAGAATGCAAATGGACAAACTGGAGAAAAAAGATGACTAA
- a CDS encoding 2-hydroxyacyl-CoA dehydratase family protein — protein sequence MTKDMRKHTIETPKEKQNRHKAMEAISVLDKLKHEFKEPPKSTNYFYALFESVHCKHEPLHSDKVKVGTMCIQVPSEIIYALDAVPLRLCNGFYTNDEIGSDLLPSKACPLVKATVGQFASNNFTDKPDIVISPTTCDQKAKSGAIIEEMGFSVYDMEFPRTKESEESREYWRRSVRKFTKELSNNLGKKLTRKKLKESIQKVGFAQHLYHRLNILRKNINVPISGVDMFMITNAFFFDKIDNWIEAIEAVAKECEQRVEDEISMAHKRSPRIVYTGSPPIFPNLKVPLLIEQSDAIIVADETCSSNRMFNDMVSVDEWFVNDMVDGVADRYLKGCTCPIFTKNEDRKRRIIDLVKDYKADGVVYQAFAGCQVYEMEQRSILEAMEKEGIPIIYLESDYSPSHLGQLTTRIEAFVESLKNRRRKR from the coding sequence ATGACTAAAGATATGAGAAAACATACTATAGAGACTCCAAAAGAGAAACAAAACCGTCACAAAGCCATGGAAGCCATAAGTGTCCTCGATAAGCTAAAACATGAATTTAAAGAGCCTCCAAAGTCTACGAATTATTTTTATGCTCTTTTTGAAAGTGTGCATTGCAAACATGAGCCTCTACATAGTGACAAAGTAAAAGTTGGTACTATGTGCATCCAAGTGCCATCAGAAATCATCTACGCACTAGATGCTGTTCCACTAAGACTATGCAACGGTTTTTATACTAATGATGAGATAGGTAGTGATTTACTACCTTCAAAAGCATGTCCATTAGTCAAGGCAACTGTAGGACAGTTTGCATCTAACAACTTCACAGATAAGCCTGATATAGTTATATCTCCTACAACATGTGACCAAAAAGCAAAATCCGGTGCTATTATAGAAGAGATGGGATTTTCAGTCTATGATATGGAGTTTCCTAGAACAAAAGAGAGTGAAGAGAGCCGTGAGTATTGGAGACGCAGTGTTAGAAAATTCACTAAAGAGTTGTCAAATAATTTGGGTAAAAAACTAACTAGAAAAAAGTTAAAAGAGTCTATACAAAAAGTCGGTTTCGCTCAGCATCTCTATCACAGACTAAATATTTTAAGAAAAAACATAAATGTTCCTATATCTGGAGTAGATATGTTTATGATTACTAATGCTTTTTTCTTCGATAAAATAGATAACTGGATAGAAGCAATTGAAGCAGTTGCAAAAGAGTGTGAGCAAAGAGTAGAAGATGAAATCAGTATGGCACATAAGAGAAGTCCAAGAATCGTCTATACAGGTTCCCCTCCTATATTTCCAAACCTTAAAGTCCCTCTTCTTATAGAGCAATCAGATGCTATTATCGTTGCAGATGAGACATGTTCATCAAACAGAATGTTTAATGATATGGTGAGTGTTGATGAGTGGTTTGTAAATGACATGGTCGATGGTGTTGCAGACAGATATCTCAAAGGGTGTACATGTCCGATATTTACAAAAAATGAAGATAGAAAAAGAAGAATTATTGATTTAGTAAAAGATTATAAGGCAGATGGTGTTGTTTATCAGGCATTTGCTGGATGCCAAGTATATGAGATGGAACAAAGATCTATTTTAGAGGCTATGGAGAAAGAAGGAATCCCTATCATTTATCTTGAGAGTGATTACTCTCCTAGTCATTTAGGACAGCTAACAACTAGAATTGAAGCTTTTGTAGAGTCTCTTAAAAATAGAAGAAGGAAACGCTAA
- a CDS encoding acyl-CoA dehydratase activase, with translation MQYFAGIDIGSTAIKVALIDENKKLIGHKISASGSMFYKYAKQSLKEILKEHNISEDKLVYTVSTGYGRKLFKEADENISEITANAIGARAAAADKCEIKTIINIGGQDSKAISLDSEGNVVNFAMNDRCAAGTGKFLDVVAMNLELEVDELGDYHFKSKGTPLAINSTCAVFAESEIIGLLGNDNSVEDIVAGVHYSIAKRIIKLVKRVGIKENIYFDGGPALNGGLVHAIENELGKEIFIPEFPQITTSYGAAILAHESHTYENEVD, from the coding sequence ATGCAGTATTTTGCAGGGATAGATATAGGCTCAACTGCTATTAAAGTAGCACTTATAGATGAAAATAAAAAGTTAATCGGGCATAAAATAAGTGCTAGCGGAAGTATGTTTTATAAGTATGCTAAACAGAGTTTAAAAGAGATACTCAAAGAACATAATATTAGTGAAGATAAGTTAGTTTACACGGTATCAACAGGATACGGTAGAAAACTGTTTAAAGAAGCCGATGAAAATATAAGTGAAATCACTGCAAATGCAATTGGTGCTAGAGCGGCTGCGGCAGATAAGTGTGAAATAAAGACCATTATTAATATTGGTGGACAAGATTCTAAAGCAATTTCACTAGATAGTGAAGGAAATGTAGTAAATTTTGCTATGAATGACAGATGTGCAGCCGGAACTGGAAAATTTTTAGATGTTGTTGCCATGAATTTGGAACTTGAAGTTGACGAGTTAGGTGATTATCACTTTAAATCAAAGGGTACACCACTAGCTATTAATAGTACTTGTGCAGTCTTTGCTGAGTCAGAGATTATAGGACTTTTAGGAAATGACAATAGTGTAGAAGATATAGTTGCTGGAGTTCACTACTCTATAGCAAAAAGAATCATCAAACTAGTAAAGAGAGTCGGTATAAAAGAGAATATCTATTTTGATGGTGGTCCAGCTCTTAACGGTGGTTTAGTTCATGCTATTGAAAATGAGCTTGGAAAAGAGATTTTTATTCCTGAATTTCCACAAATAACTACATCATATGGAGCGGCAATTTTAGCACATGAGTCTCATACATATGAAAACGAGGTAGACTAA
- a CDS encoding SAM-dependent methyltransferase: MKKTNTSFSEYMNDWLYGSDGYYATYKNIGKEGDFYTAVSTSKFFGGTIAKHIISLVDEGFLKKDGVVCEIGAHHGYFLADVIEFIYTLRPELLKTLKFVIIERFDDLQIQQKEYFKDSFGDVITLTHYKSLYELKCKNAFFIANEIFDAFACELFFKGKTARVDGHEIEFDVDNEWVKQKAQKYHKSRGEIAVGYEEFALSMAKSCEKFEFMSFDYGEMQARPDFSLRVYENHKVIPFFDEDIKREELFKKSDITYDVTFEHVKDAYKEAGIEFIELKAQMVALIDMGILNLLEMLKENVDEKIYEQELQKAKMLIMPNFLGERFKMIRFRKIF; encoded by the coding sequence ATGAAAAAAACTAACACTTCTTTTAGTGAGTATATGAATGATTGGCTATATGGCAGTGATGGATATTATGCTACATATAAAAATATTGGTAAAGAGGGTGACTTTTATACAGCAGTAAGCACAAGTAAATTTTTTGGTGGAACTATTGCAAAACATATTATATCTTTAGTCGATGAAGGTTTTTTAAAAAAGGATGGTGTTGTTTGTGAGATAGGTGCTCATCATGGGTACTTTTTAGCAGATGTTATAGAATTTATATATACACTTAGACCAGAATTACTAAAAACATTAAAATTTGTGATTATTGAAAGGTTTGATGATTTACAGATTCAACAAAAAGAGTATTTTAAAGATTCTTTTGGAGATGTTATTACTCTAACTCATTATAAATCCTTGTATGAGTTAAAATGTAAGAATGCTTTTTTTATAGCAAATGAGATATTTGATGCCTTTGCTTGTGAACTCTTTTTCAAAGGTAAAACTGCGAGAGTAGATGGACATGAAATAGAATTTGATGTTGATAATGAATGGGTAAAACAAAAGGCACAAAAATATCATAAATCAAGAGGAGAAATAGCTGTTGGTTATGAAGAGTTTGCTCTAAGCATGGCTAAATCTTGTGAAAAATTTGAGTTTATGAGTTTTGACTATGGAGAGATGCAAGCCCGTCCTGATTTTTCTTTGAGAGTTTATGAAAACCATAAAGTCATACCATTTTTTGATGAAGATATAAAAAGAGAAGAATTGTTTAAAAAGTCAGATATTACATATGATGTAACCTTTGAGCATGTAAAAGATGCCTACAAAGAAGCTGGAATAGAGTTTATAGAGTTAAAAGCTCAAATGGTAGCTCTTATTGACATGGGAATTTTAAACCTTTTAGAGATGCTAAAAGAGAATGTTGATGAAAAAATTTATGAACAAGAACTTCAAAAAGCAAAGATGCTCATAATGCCGAATTTTCTTGGTGAAAGATTTAAGATGATAAGGTTTAGAAAAATATTTTAA
- a CDS encoding TonB family protein gives MNRYISSFIISSIFYLVIIIGLVYFVSINDSCKADVNIKATKKICFSVVTQAETSKPKIEKSPKFKKKPKPKPKPVPVKEEPIPESISESIVEETEVVEKETKEVIEPVETITETQNKISHEVVQAKQDLFISHLIHKINSNKSYPNMARRRGVEGLVNVKFKILSDGNVENIKIVSGKKYLQKINNRGNF, from the coding sequence ATGAACAGATATATCTCATCATTTATAATCAGTTCTATTTTTTATTTAGTCATAATTATAGGACTAGTATATTTTGTAAGTATTAACGACAGTTGCAAAGCAGATGTCAACATAAAGGCAACAAAAAAAATTTGTTTCTCAGTAGTAACACAAGCAGAAACTTCTAAGCCTAAAATAGAAAAAAGTCCTAAGTTTAAGAAAAAACCTAAACCTAAGCCAAAGCCTGTACCGGTTAAAGAAGAGCCTATTCCTGAATCAATATCGGAATCTATAGTAGAAGAAACAGAAGTAGTTGAAAAAGAAACTAAAGAAGTTATTGAACCTGTAGAAACTATTACAGAGACTCAAAATAAAATCAGTCATGAAGTTGTTCAGGCAAAACAAGATCTGTTTATTAGTCATTTAATCCATAAAATAAATAGTAATAAGTCCTACCCAAATATGGCTAGAAGAAGAGGAGTAGAGGGTCTTGTAAATGTTAAGTTCAAGATATTGTCAGATGGTAATGTAGAAAATATTAAAATAGTTTCAGGAAAAAAGTATCTTCAAAAAATCAACAATAGAGGCAATTTCTAG